In Procambarus clarkii isolate CNS0578487 chromosome 13, FALCON_Pclarkii_2.0, whole genome shotgun sequence, the genomic stretch cctctggcttgaccttctctggcttgacctcctctggcttaaCCTCCTCTGACTTGATCTCATTTGGCTTGACCTCCtttggcttgacctcctctggcttgacctcctctggcttgaacTTTTCTGGCTTGatctcctctggcttgacctcctctggcttgacatcctctggcttgacctcctctggcttgacctcttctggcttgacctcctctggcatGACATCCtgtggcttgacctcctctggcttgacctcctctggcttgacctttTCTGGCTTGatctcctctggcttgacctcctcttgCTTGATCTCGTCTGGTTTCACCTCCTCTGGTTTGACCTCGTCTGGATTGACCTCCTCTGGATTGACCTCCTCTGgattgacctcctctggcttcacctcctctggcttgacttcttctggcttgacctcctctggcttgaccttctCTGGATTGACCTCGTCTGGCTtaacctcctctggcttgaccttttctggcttgacctcctcttgCTTCATCTCCTTTGGCTTGATCTCCTGTGGCTTGatctcctctggcttgacctcctcttgTTTGACCCCTTCTGGCTTGATCTCCTCTGGCTTGATCTcttctggcttgacctcctctggcttgacctcctctggcttgacctcctctggcttgaccccTTCTGGCTTGAtgtcctctggcttgacctcctctggcttgacttCTTCTGGCTTGatctcctctggcttgacctcctcttgCTTGATCTCCTCTGGTTTAACTttctctggcttgacctcctctgccTTGACCTTTTGCTTGatctcctctggcttgacctcctcttgCTTGatctcctctggcttgacctcctcatgcttgacctcctctggcttgacttcctctggcttgacctcatctggcttgacctcctctggcttgaccacCTCTTGCTTGatctcctctggcttgacctcctctggcttgacttcctctggcttgacctcctctggcttgatctcctctggcttgaccttcactggcttgacctcctctggcttgaccttctctggcttgacctcctctggcttaacctcctctggcttgatttcatctggcttgacctcctctggcttgacctcctctggcttgacctcctctggcttgacctttTCTGGCTTGatctcctctggcttgacctcctctggttTGACCCCTTCTGGCTTGATCTCCTCTGGCTTGatctcctctggcttgacctcctctggcttgacctcctctggcttgacctcctatGGCTTGACCCCTTCTGGCTTGAtgtcctctggcttgacctcctctggcttgacttCTTCTGGCTTGatctcctctggcttgacctcctcttgCTTGATCTCCTCTGGCTTAACTttctctggcttgacctcctctgccTTGACCTTTTGCTTGatctcctctggcttgacctcctcttgCTTGatctcctctggcttgacctcctcatgcttgacctcctctggcttgacttcctctggcttgacctcatctggcttgacctcctctggcttgacctcctcttgCTTGatctcctctggcttgacctcctctggcttgacttcctctggcttgacctcctctggcttgacctcctctggcttgaccttcactggcttgacctcctctggcttgaccttctctggcttgacctcctctggcttaacctcctctggcttgatttcatctggcttgacctcctctggcttgacctcctctggcttgacctcctctggcttgacctttTCTGGCTTGatctcctctggcttgacctcatctggcttgacctcctctggcttgacctcctctggattatcctcctctggcttgacctcctctggttTGACCTCCTCtagcttgacctcctctggcttgatctcctctggcttgacctcttCTGGCTTGAACTCTTCTGGCTTGaactcctctggcttgacctcctcgggcttgacctcctctggcttgacctcctctggcttgacctcctctggcttgaccccTTCGGGCTTAatctcctctggcttgacctcctctggcttgacctcctctggcttgacctcttGCTTGATCTcttctggcttgacctcctctggcttgacctcctctggcttgacctcttCTTTCTTGACTTCCtgtggcttgacctcctctggcttgacctcctctggcttgacctcttctggcttgacctcctctggcttgacctcctctggcttgacctcttctggcttgacctcctctggcttgacctcctctggcttgatcTCCTCTGGCTTGCCCTcttctggcttgacctcctctggcttgacctcctctggcttgatcTCCTCTGGCTTGCCCTCCTCTGGCTTGCCCTCCTCATTATAGGTAACAGTTCTACTGAGATAGCTGCACCTGTTGGTTGTAATGTCGCAAGAAGGATGCATATTACTGAGCCAGTGAGAGCTCTCTCTCAGCTACTTTCCAATATGAAAATCCGCGCTTATCTTCCTGTAAAATAACGCATGAGAACGTTACAAACTGTCTACTTGAGGCGCATGTCAGCAAGTTCCTATGGCTAATCCTGACATCCTACAGTGATGTTAACTTTCACTTACAACTGGTTTTGCACGCTTGCACTGACCACACAACCTTGCCTCTGATCTGAAAGAAAGATAATGTTGCAGACGTCTGCACAAGAAGTCTGCATACAGTAAAGCAAGACATCTTTAGAAAACTATTGGCATAAATCCTCACACTCATTCATCGGAAAGCTCTTTGAAAAATTCGTGATGAGATATTAGAAAAGTCCTCGAAGAAAAATATTCTCTAAGTAGCAAGCCATTTGGTTCTGTAGGTAACAGAAGCATCGGATATTTTAAAACAGTTGACTGCAAAATGGAACAAGAATCTTGACTGTGAAGAGGATAAATATGTCATTGCTTTGGAAAATGCTTGAGCATATGAGAAAGTGTGGCTCAGGTCACAGAGAACTGGTGTGCAGATTAAAGAAACTCGGAGATGATGGTAATCTTTTGTACCTTATTAAACCTACTTAAGAAAACGAACCCTTTAGAGGTTTTTGTAAACAATCTTTCCTCCCGTGAGAGAAAGagaattatcagaagaaagcgccaagtcactaACCGCGAACTTAGCACAGAATGAAGTGTACTCCAGGCCAGTTTTACGGGACAACTCCTGTGGAACTTCTATTTCAATGACATGCTACAGTAAATAACATAGACCGTTACTATGCATTTGACTGTGCACCAACTCAATCAGAAGACATGAAGAATATTGTAAATCATATGAATACAACCATTACAACTAGTTCATCTTGTCACGACAGTGGCAAGTTATTTATGCCCGGAAAAAATCTTACTGATGGCTTACTCATGGACGCACTCAATTTGAACACTcaaagctcaggatggaagcaaatcgAGGAAGGACTCTTTAGGGTTAGGCAGgtactagtcaacaacggcttctctaaagcTTATATTGAAGACGTGcttaaaagaaaggtgaaacgccatgcaacctctgaagagtcaactaacacaacatttGTATCTCCAATTAAGCTGTTGTACAGGATCTTCTTTTCGACGACTCATAAAatagaggaaagtgtcctgaaatatattattaataggaacgttatccccacagacacaaattagaagatacaattgacaatttagtacaaaaacaagaaaacggccaaacTACTCATAAAGaattctccagacaccaaacagaacgccttgaaagaaaccaacgtcgtctatgctttcacatgcgcacttggggactgtcagccccaaagaactcagtatataggcaagacaacatcatctatttccaggcgattaacaatgcacaaacaacagggctccctcAAGAaatatataatctcctcacacaaccagaccatcaccagagaaatcttaacaagcaacacagaaattatcgatagatacagcgatagcaggagaatcgacatcagcgaggcactacacatcaaaaagtcaacaccagcagtcaacagctaattaacacataattatattATAACCACTTCatgaccccgaaccaacacagaagtaagaagagaaaatatgcaatgtacccattgatttgtgttatatatatatatatatatatatatatatatatatatatatatatatatatatatatatatatatatatatatatatatagagagagagagagaacgaacatATaaacgaaaatatatatatatatatatatatatatatatatatatatatatatatatatatatatatatatatatatatatataactcttaaCAAAAATCAAAGCAGCATATTGACTACATATTCAAAGCATGTATGCTATATTGACGTTCAAAAAAAATAATGAATCACATACCTTGTTACCCAGCGCTCTGTATAATGACTATAATTTGGCACAATATACTCAAGAAATATATTCTATATTTCCTATGATGTATTGCCAATGTTTACACAGCACGAATACATTCGCACCAAAGCAATTTTTGGGGGTCGTAGAAACCTCATTCCAGAAATAttcaaataatattttttttagatGATGAAAGAGATATTGGAACATGCCCTCCGTCTATGCCTCGGAGTGATGTTTCCAACCTCTTCATCAATCATGCTATGTTCACTTTGTTCCTCCATTCACACTGCTGAGAAGGAAAAATGAGAATGTATACCATAACGAAACCACCAGTATATCCTGCTGGGCTGGTTCCAGCAGTGTATTTGGACCCAAAATAAATTTTCTTCTCAATTTTCTAAAGTTTCTTTGGTGTGTATTTTGATGGAAATTGTGAAGAGGAGGGAGCCGGTGAGTGGGAAAATGGTGAAATCcgtagtgtgtgagagtgagatggTGAGGAGATTGCTTCGGAAGgaaagaggaaaaagagagagagacagagacagagagacagatagatagagagtgAGAGTTTCAAGGCTAAGGCTTCATATGATCTGACTTTAACTCTCAGCTCACAGCTTCCCCACGAGCATCATTAACATTACTAATGAGCCCTTACCTTAGACCAAATAATAAGACAAAAAAGCAGCACAAAATCTATTGACATTATTATATCCTACAACTTCCACGGAACAGAAGTCAACTAACACTAAGCTGGAAATCGTCTGCTGTTATAAAGAAGGCAGCCAGTCGTTAATCATTCAGAGAATTTGAATAATCACCCCATCCCATGGAAGATTCTTCCTTGGGATGGGGAGGGAAAGGCGTCTCAATTGgcggaggggtggggagggggtggaggatgGGGACACGGGGACCATAGGCTCCAACTTTAACATGTATTTATTTGTCTGTGAACTACAATTCTGCAGGTTGTACATAACCTACAAGATATCATACTTTATTGTATGCCACTGATTACATTAAAAATTAAGATAAATATTTAACTTTTTATGTATAGAAATATAAAATTGTcatttttttatagatttttatttataaattttgGAGGCCATCATGAGTGTAAAATAAGAGGCTGCAATTTTTAATATTTTGAATATGTATTCACATCCGTCGTCATCACTGGAGAAAAAAGGCCTTAAGTGTTATATGTTGCAAAGCTGCGTCACATGACTCTATGAACCACAGAAATTGATGAAACATTTGCATTCGTAACttaaaaaaaatgaacaaaagcTTTTGTGAACGTAATTGGAATGCGGTAAAAACATTGAAACTGGATTCAGTAGGAGCATCGAAGAAATGAACCACAAGATTACTGAAGCTTCTTACTGAAGTCTGAAGAATTACTTACTGAAGATTTATTTTTTATCTTACTGAAGATTTATTTTTTATCTTACTGAAGATTTATTTTTTATCTTACTGAAGATTTATTTTTTATCTTACtgaagatttattttttttactgAAGATTTATCTTACTGAAGATTACTGAGGTCgtaaaactggacacaggaaagaAAAAAGTAGATGATGTGTCTTATCTATTTGGTTGAAAATTTTCAGTAATTTAATGAACTAATTTTTCGGATGCAAGGAATGGACACAATCTTAAAATAAATTATTTCTTTGAAAGCGTTATTAATGATCAAGCTCGAAAACTGGAAGTAAAAGGCCAAAACTTAAAATTGTTGCAATACTTGAGCAACTGACGTTAGTTCTTGATGCTTTTGGCAATGACCAACTGTTTCTGTAATTTCTCAACAAAATATTTTTGCAGCATTTGCCAGCACTTGTATAACccgttccaccaccgcccacgggatgggtataggctgCATTAgtggtaggcatccatcagtcttaggagactatggagttgtgctctggatgtcggtctggagtggcctctccagggcgcaaagcctcctgggtaggttgatatgggggaAAAGCTGTCACCCAAACAGCAGGTCCTCCCCGTTCCACGGCGCCGATATTCTCCAATGGAatagcaaacgccaatacgattggttccagcgccgtcgcaggaactgtcataaCGAGGATGAAGGTAACAACGAACTGCCCCGGGGGCTCCAGCTCAGAAGATGACCTCGAAATTGGAAAAAGAAGGAACAGAGACTCCTTACCTTGAGACCGCcgtgtcggggccggagaagaaccaccccagcaagggcaagaacgatcccagcctcctgaagcagagcctgggccgcacgagccccaggaggtggacgtcctggtcccgcacctacgggttcctgacagagatcgtcccagccctctttcacccgaggccgcctTCCTTCATGACCAAGCAGAAGgatgagtgataattattaatcacaataattattattataatacaaaatataattaattaattatttcacTTCCTTCTGAAAGGAATTGAATTTGATACGAATAAAGCAGATATTTCCCATCCCTTAATGAAAAGGATTTGTATTTAGTGCGATATTCCTTCAAATTATCAGTTGGAAATATGATAATCAAGATATGATATGATAGTCAAGAagaatttcaggaaataaagactaACTGAGGAGCAACAGTTCGAAGAGAAATCAACCACAGAATTCTGGCCCTTGATGATCGATTCCTGGCCAAAAATGGCAGAAAGATCTATCCCATGCATTACTTGCATTTGTGTCGACAGGCATTTCAACTCGGCTGCAAGTGAACACGAAGAAGTGAAGTAGACTGGAGGTTGAACATGACCTTCGTTGTGACCTTTAAAGCACTTCTCTCCGTAGCCAAGAATCTCcagacaaaacaatgaccacgagTTACTCACTGACTAATCTTCATGTGATAAATTGAGTAAGACTATCCTGGcattctattattttttttaaatattcttcAGTTTAGTCTGTTTAGTAATTACTTAAGAACATATATAATAAGTTTCATTCAAGTTTTAAAATCCATTAACATTTTATATTGCCATTAAATACGTAAAACTAAGCTAGACAAATAATCCAATACAGACAAAAAAATAAAGTCTTCAACGTTATATGCATATTACTTGGAGTGCTCCTTATGAGTCAGACCATCTTGGAAATGGGGAAGTGTTATCTTAACACATGTTGGAGAGGGTGCAGGGGACAATGTTGAAAACCCCACTTTAAAGCCCTTTGacaaataataatgaaaatatgaACCAGTAACTTAGAAAAGATGGACCTCGTTAGTATAGAGTTTTAGGCACAGATTTACCTCGGTTGGAAATAATGCCAGGTTGGTATTCATTAATGGAATGATATGGCAAAGAAGAAAGTGGGGAAGTAAGACAGTGCGGATCCTTTACGTCCTTTACAGGCCAAAGAGCAGTTGAATTGAACAAAAACTTGAGGGCAAGGAAGTGTAACTAGGAGAGTCACGTAGTACATCGCAGATTACCTCTTCCATCCTAAATAGTCACAATTCGAGGAGCAAAAACTGGATTAGAGAAGAGGCTGAGAAGCCATTAGAATCATAATTTAAACCGCACTAATTTTATAACAAAATTCTTACAAATTATTTAACTCATTGAAGTCGATGATTTATGATCATGCAGAACTAATGACAAAGATCATAATAGAAAAGAGCAAACCGGACAGTTCTCCAGACAGatcttaaattaaataataatatggaGATAatattgcttatgcatcgttaatcaggcgattaacgatgcataagcaacagaactccattaaggaacatataatcttttcccacaaccagaccatcaccagagaagtcttaacaaaaaactcgGAAATCATCGatggatacagtgatagcaggcggcttgatatctgcgaggcactacacattaagaagtcgacaccagcaatcaacagccagttaatgtacaactatattctacccacttcaagactccgcaccaatatagaaggatcaagaaatatgcagttacTTCtactcttccctttaacttacaaaatattatacccattgtttcgtgttctgtcttatgttgaaagtttgttttcacctcatgcaaaactgttgtaacatggaatgagcattcatttaggccccttaactcgacatttggttcatcccacagcgtcattcttaaaaaagacgaatatctggcaaaaatgaacctcatactctctgaccaaactaaattccaaagggtaacgaaggacactacagccgaattgaaagcaaaggtcaacaaactgatcgaaactgtgaatgccaagaaatccggactccacctgccaaagattattggggaatataaacctggatatgcgtatggaaatgtcaagacacacaagcctggaaacccacttcggccaatcattagccagatacccacacccacgtacagactggcgaagcgactcaacggcctgctgactccttatgtcccttgctccttcagcctgaagtctccaaaggaatttgttgacttactgcggggcacatgggccacagggataagagcctcgttggacgtagaatccctgtttaccaacgtacctgtggacgagacaatcgggatgatagccgacagagtgtatcgtgatccagcctgtactcctcttgacataccagaaaatattctgaggaaactactccaagcttgtactaaagaggcacccttctcgagcccggatgggcacatgtataagcaagtagatggggtcaccatgggttcccccctaggtgtcctgtttgcaaacttctacatgggtaccatcgagcaaaaagtcttagtcgaaatgaacttgaaatcggccatatactgcaggtatgttgacgacatttttacacaggtacctgatgtcagacatctgcaggagctgaaggaggcatttgagcagagttccgtgctgcgtttcacttacgagatggaaaaggatgggaagctgccctttctagatgtaacagtcatggaaaagagcggagatttccacactgcagtctacactaaggaaacgaacataggaatgtgcctaaatgccaactgcGACTGCCCAGaccggtacaagaggagtgttgttaacgcttatgtcgaccgtgctctcagccacagctcagagtggaaggaagtcgacgaagaactctgtagggaaaggcaggtcctagtcaacaacggcttctccaatggttttgtcgaagacatcataagaaggaaagtgaaacgccatgcaacctctgaagagacaacaaacacaacacctataccccctattagactattttacaggaacttcttttccac encodes the following:
- the LOC138364529 gene encoding neurofilament heavy polypeptide-like; amino-acid sequence: MHPSCDITTNRCSYLSRTVTYNEEGKPEEGKPEEIKPEEVKPEEVKPEEGKPEEIKPEEVKPEEVKPEEVKPEEVKPEEVKPEEVKPEEVKPEEVKPQEVKKEEVKPEEVKPEEVKPEEIKQEVKPEEVKPEEVKPEEIKPEGVKPEEVKPEEVKPEEVKPEEVKPEEFKPEEFKPEEVKPEEIKPEEVKLEEVKPEEVKPEEDNPEEVKPEEVKPDEVKPEEIKPEKVKPEEVKPEEVKPEEPEEVKPEEVKPEEVKPEEVKPEEIKQEEVKPEEVKPDEVKPEEVKPEEVKHEEVKPEEIKQEEVKPEEIKQKVKAEEVKPEKVKPEEIKQEEVKPEEIKPEEVKPEEVKPEDIKPEGPEEIKPEEVKPEEVKPEEVKPEEIKQEVVKPEEVKPDEVKPEEVKPEEVKHEEVKPEEIKQEEVKPEEIKQKVKAEEVKPEKVKPEEIKQEEVKPEEIKPEEVKPEEVKPEDIKPEGVKPEEVKPEEVKPEEVKPEEIKPEEIKPEGVKQEEVKPEEIKPQEIKPKEMKQEEVKPEKVKPEEVKPDEVNPEKVKPEEVKPEEVKPEEVKPEEVNPEEVNPEEVNPDEVKPEEVKPDEIKQEEVKPEEIKPEKVKPEEVKPEEVKPQDVMPEEVKPEEVKPEEVKPEDVKPEEVKPEEIKPEKFKPEEVKPEEVKPKEVKPNEIKSEEVKPEEVKPEKVKPEEVKPEKVKPEEVKPEEVKPEEIKQKVKPEEVKPEEVKSEEIKQEEVKPEEVKPEMIKPEEVKPEEIKPEEVRTKQARAAEVKRDKIPTSEVKINGNMTM